From a single Arcobacter sp. CECT 8986 genomic region:
- a CDS encoding protein adenylyltransferase SelO, with translation MSLEKNNTTVIKTLDDLAKFTNYSFINNLDTDLEAKSNGEDYYPREVFSGHYVPVKPTPIENPQYISHSKILFEELGFDDNLAKTDEFISMFSADLSNLPKSMSNLGWATGYALSIYGKEYYEQCPFQTGNAYGDGRAISILEVVTNSKRWEMQLKGAGKTPYCRGADGRAVLRSSVREFLAQEHMYALGVPTSRSLSLITSKTQKVTRPWYEKNSNSWNPDIMVPEQVAISTRVAPSFIRVGQIELFARRARKNEYKDAKNQLEKLVLHLIEREYSEQIDANVSLEDKVILLAKEFRKRVTKLVANWIRVGYCQGNFNSDNCAAGGFTLDYGPFGFCDIFDPNYQSWTGGGQHFAFYNQSVAAERNFSMFCSSLEQLLLGNKEYLNKLDEIKNDFSSIMKQELQKMWAKKLGLKSFNSRLFDNLQILLLKTVVDYTIFFRELSTIPKNIESLKKSFYKDISENKELLAAWSTWLDKWNEELASNNIINKDINSSNFSEELSSKMKQINPKYILREWILAPAYEKAKEGDYSLVRELQEIMTKPYDEQSTQIEEKYYRLKPAKYFNMGGVSHMSCSS, from the coding sequence ATGAGCTTAGAAAAAAATAATACAACAGTTATAAAAACATTAGATGATTTAGCAAAATTTACAAATTATTCTTTTATCAATAATCTTGATACTGATTTAGAAGCTAAATCAAATGGAGAAGATTATTATCCAAGAGAAGTTTTTTCTGGGCATTATGTTCCAGTGAAGCCAACACCTATTGAAAATCCCCAGTATATTTCACACAGTAAGATACTATTTGAAGAGCTGGGATTTGATGATAACTTAGCTAAAACAGATGAATTTATAAGTATGTTTTCAGCTGATTTATCAAATCTTCCTAAAAGTATGAGTAATCTTGGCTGGGCAACTGGATATGCTCTTTCTATTTATGGAAAAGAGTATTATGAGCAATGTCCTTTTCAAACAGGGAATGCTTATGGAGATGGAAGAGCTATTTCAATACTTGAAGTAGTAACAAACTCAAAAAGATGGGAAATGCAACTCAAAGGTGCTGGAAAAACACCTTATTGTAGAGGTGCAGATGGAAGAGCTGTTTTACGTTCGAGTGTTAGGGAGTTTTTAGCTCAAGAGCATATGTATGCTTTGGGTGTTCCAACTTCACGTTCATTAAGTTTGATTACTTCAAAAACACAAAAGGTTACAAGACCTTGGTATGAAAAAAACTCTAACTCTTGGAATCCTGATATTATGGTGCCAGAGCAAGTTGCAATTTCTACAAGAGTTGCACCTTCTTTTATAAGAGTTGGACAAATAGAACTTTTTGCAAGAAGAGCACGTAAAAATGAGTACAAAGATGCAAAAAATCAATTAGAAAAACTTGTTTTACATCTAATTGAACGTGAATATAGTGAGCAAATAGATGCTAATGTAAGTTTAGAAGATAAAGTTATTCTTTTAGCTAAAGAGTTTAGAAAAAGAGTTACAAAGTTAGTAGCAAACTGGATTCGTGTAGGATATTGTCAAGGGAATTTCAATAGTGATAATTGTGCAGCTGGAGGATTTACTTTAGATTATGGTCCTTTTGGTTTTTGCGATATTTTTGATCCAAACTATCAATCTTGGACAGGTGGAGGGCAACACTTTGCATTTTATAATCAGTCAGTTGCAGCTGAACGTAATTTTAGTATGTTTTGTTCATCCTTAGAGCAATTGCTTTTAGGAAATAAAGAGTATTTAAATAAATTAGATGAGATAAAAAATGATTTTTCTTCAATAATGAAACAAGAGTTACAAAAAATGTGGGCTAAAAAGTTAGGATTGAAAAGTTTTAATTCTAGACTATTTGATAATTTACAAATACTACTATTAAAAACTGTTGTTGATTACACTATATTTTTTAGAGAATTATCTACTATACCAAAAAATATAGAATCTCTTAAAAAAAGTTTTTATAAAGATATTTCTGAAAATAAAGAGCTTTTAGCTGCATGGTCAACTTGGCTAGATAAATGGAATGAAGAACTTGCTTCAAACAATATAATCAATAAAGATATAAATTCATCAAACTTTAGTGAAGAATTATCTTCAAAAATGAAACAGATAAATCCTAAATATATATTAAGAGAGTGGATTTTAGCTCCTGCTTATGAAAAAGCAAAAGAGGGTGATTATTCATTAGTAAGAGAACTACAAGAGATTATGACAAAACCATATGATGAACAATCAACACAAATAGAAGAAAAATATTATAGATTAAAACCAGCAAAATATTTTAATATGGGCGGAGTATCTCATATGAGTTGTTCTTCTTAG
- a CDS encoding YbgA family protein: protein MLLAISSCLLGNNVRYDGTNQTNKFILNTLSKYAQFTSFCPEHLALGTPRETIRIVNDDELKLTTVFSKEDVTTKVFDASRKEIENIKKQPICGIILKAKSPSCGFGSTKYYENGMPQGKKDGVFAAMCKEQFKYIAIEEEARLNDPWLRENFIMQIFAYDDMKKLEENISKFNDIVEFHTSYKYLLHSKNETLYRELGKIVANHEHKPLEEVVKSYSELFIQAIDTKSKISKTVNVLEHMAGFFKKELTTLEKQELQELIKQYKEKIIPLITVIALIKILSVKYNKEFLLKQKFLHPYPDELALRSDVKSGK from the coding sequence ATGTTATTGGCTATATCTAGTTGTCTTTTGGGAAATAATGTTCGATATGATGGAACAAATCAAACAAATAAGTTTATATTAAATACTTTATCTAAATATGCACAATTTACATCTTTCTGTCCAGAGCATTTAGCTTTAGGAACACCAAGGGAGACTATAAGAATAGTAAATGATGATGAATTGAAACTTACTACTGTTTTTTCTAAAGAAGATGTAACTACTAAAGTTTTTGATGCTTCAAGAAAAGAGATAGAAAACATAAAAAAACAACCAATTTGTGGAATAATCCTAAAAGCAAAATCTCCAAGCTGCGGTTTTGGAAGTACAAAGTATTATGAAAATGGAATGCCTCAAGGTAAAAAAGATGGTGTTTTTGCTGCTATGTGTAAAGAGCAATTTAAGTATATAGCAATAGAAGAGGAAGCTAGATTAAATGACCCTTGGTTAAGAGAGAACTTTATAATGCAAATATTTGCATATGATGATATGAAAAAACTTGAAGAGAATATATCAAAGTTTAATGATATAGTTGAGTTTCATACTTCATATAAATATTTACTTCACTCAAAAAATGAGACACTATACAGAGAACTTGGTAAAATAGTAGCAAACCATGAACATAAACCTTTAGAAGAAGTAGTTAAAAGTTATAGTGAGCTTTTTATTCAAGCTATTGATACGAAAAGTAAAATTAGCAAAACTGTAAATGTTTTAGAACATATGGCAGGTTTTTTTAAAAAAGAGTTAACTACTTTAGAAAAACAAGAACTACAAGAACTTATAAAACAGTACAAAGAGAAAATAATTCCTTTGATAACTGTAATAGCACTTATTAAAATTCTAAGTGTTAAATATAATAAAGAGTTTTTATTAAAACAAAAATTTCTACATCCATATCCTGATGAACTTGCTTTAAGAAGTGATGTTAAAAGTGGAAAATAA
- a CDS encoding LytR/AlgR family response regulator transcription factor, with product MKILIMDDEELALKRLSRFLDELNYDYEVATNLEEFNSLDESNSFDIYILDINMPDINGLDLAQDIFSKNSKAFIIFQTAYEEFAIKAFKVGAIDYLLKPYTKDELQNSIKRATSYSVDNKSIKFLTKNGDEAYLLKPEDIVYVQADLNEVILRTKDGFSYYAKKISQMDELLKGFNFFRVHRSYIINLDYIKSMKTHEQSKIEFFFVNIKDTVTSSKDGAKKFREFVEK from the coding sequence ATGAAAATATTAATAATGGATGATGAAGAACTAGCACTAAAAAGATTATCAAGATTTCTTGATGAATTAAACTATGATTATGAAGTAGCTACAAATCTTGAAGAGTTTAACTCTTTAGATGAATCAAATAGTTTTGATATTTATATACTAGATATTAATATGCCAGATATAAATGGCTTGGATTTGGCACAAGATATATTTTCTAAAAACTCAAAAGCTTTTATCATCTTCCAAACTGCATATGAAGAGTTTGCTATAAAAGCATTTAAAGTTGGTGCAATTGATTATTTACTAAAACCATATACAAAAGATGAATTACAAAATAGTATAAAAAGAGCAACTTCATACTCAGTAGATAATAAATCAATAAAATTTTTGACTAAAAATGGAGATGAAGCATATTTATTAAAACCAGAAGATATAGTATATGTTCAAGCTGATTTAAATGAAGTTATCTTAAGAACAAAAGATGGCTTTTCATATTATGCAAAAAAGATTTCTCAAATGGATGAGTTATTAAAAGGTTTTAACTTTTTTAGAGTTCATCGTTCATATATAATAAATCTAGATTATATTAAAAGTATGAAAACACACGAACAAAGTAAAATAGAGTTTTTCTTTGTTAATATAAAAGATACAGTAACATCAAGTAAAGATGGTGCAAAAAAATTTAGAGAGTTTGTAGAAAAATAA
- a CDS encoding phytoene desaturase family protein → MNDYVVIGSGIGGSSSALFLNKKYKITLFEKEPYLGGCSSTFKRGKYFYNTGATTFAGYEEGKFMYDFFTSYDIDFKKKLLDSSLTVLYKDKKIRRLRDFDAFIQEINNGFYHPKNIEFYNLIIQINKKFFEINDYYYSNKNIFSKLKSLYSFRTLLTTFYPFVFEKADKFLKKYFGDISGEYMNYIDNQVLIVAQTKTSEVNFLTCALALGYQFVNNYYIYGGMGSIFESIEEKLEDVRKSQFIEKIEKKDDSFIVHSNNSSIQTKNVVLNSSLFESASLFEDKKILDYINSYKKLDLGISAFMVYMKIDTNQKLDHHYQIILDKELKNTISNSLFVSVGATDDEKMKGSITISTHTLNQYWYENTKEKKQELMDIIKNIVCEHLNIKEEEIIKCFAATSLTFKRYINRTSLGGIAVKHNNYVFKLPSNDTPIKGLYNVGDTTFAAQGWPGVMMGVRNLQRLICDI, encoded by the coding sequence ATGAATGATTATGTAGTAATAGGAAGTGGAATAGGTGGTTCATCTAGTGCACTTTTTTTAAATAAAAAATACAAAATAACTTTATTTGAAAAAGAACCATATTTAGGTGGATGTTCTTCTACTTTTAAAAGAGGTAAATACTTTTATAATACAGGTGCTACTACATTTGCTGGATATGAAGAAGGCAAGTTTATGTATGATTTTTTTACTTCTTACGATATTGATTTTAAAAAGAAGTTATTAGACTCTTCTTTGACAGTATTATATAAAGATAAAAAGATTAGAAGATTACGAGATTTTGATGCATTTATTCAAGAGATAAACAATGGTTTTTATCATCCTAAAAATATTGAATTTTATAATTTAATAATACAAATAAATAAGAAGTTTTTTGAAATAAATGACTACTACTATTCAAATAAAAATATCTTTTCAAAACTAAAATCACTCTATTCATTTAGAACACTTCTTACAACTTTTTATCCTTTTGTATTTGAAAAAGCAGATAAGTTTTTGAAAAAATATTTTGGTGACATTTCTGGTGAGTATATGAATTATATTGATAATCAAGTTTTAATAGTTGCTCAAACAAAAACTTCTGAAGTTAATTTTCTGACTTGTGCTTTAGCTTTAGGTTATCAGTTTGTAAATAACTACTATATTTATGGTGGAATGGGTTCAATTTTTGAATCAATTGAAGAAAAATTAGAGGATGTAAGAAAATCACAATTTATTGAAAAAATAGAGAAAAAAGATGATAGTTTTATAGTACACTCAAATAACTCATCTATTCAGACAAAAAATGTAGTATTAAATTCAAGTTTGTTTGAGAGTGCTTCTTTATTTGAAGATAAAAAGATATTAGATTATATAAACTCATATAAAAAACTTGATTTGGGTATTTCTGCATTTATGGTTTATATGAAAATAGATACCAATCAAAAACTAGACCATCACTATCAAATCATATTAGACAAAGAACTAAAAAATACAATATCTAATTCACTTTTTGTATCTGTTGGTGCTACTGATGATGAGAAGATGAAAGGAAGTATTACTATTTCTACACATACTTTAAATCAATATTGGTATGAAAATACAAAAGAGAAAAAACAAGAGTTAATGGATATAATAAAAAATATAGTATGTGAACATTTAAATATAAAAGAAGAAGAGATTATAAAATGTTTTGCAGCAACTTCTTTGACTTTTAAAAGATATATAAATAGAACAAGTTTAGGTGGAATTGCAGTAAAACATAATAATTATGTATTTAAACTTCCTTCAAATGATACTCCAATAAAAGGCTTATATAATGTAGGTGATACTACATTTGCAGCACAAGGTTGGCCAGGTGTTATGATGGGTGTGAGAAACTTACAAAGGTTAATATGCGACATTTAG
- a CDS encoding sensor histidine kinase: MRHLELQIRLKDWFFIFIIALLFSTLLSIYSYYLIGENVVNAIFFGLLLGLDIFIFSMVFITYLNNYILPKLSKKYWLFLAILFSYLSGFLGTLTTYYLCKIFNINLIDKFEQNYIVFALFIGFLTYFVATLLYQFVKMNNKKEYSERLLIDSRLKSLQRQLNPHFLFNSLNSLVELVHIDINKTEDNLMELSRFLRQSMNEKALNSLKDELDNLKRYVNLENVRFSDKIILHIDINKEFYEYKIPKFSIQLLVENAIKHGFSKSKKSLNIYIEAKKSDKLIILVKNDGKEIINDKFGIGLTNLKERLEILCNGEIQLVDNSEPTYKITIGKCNENINNG, translated from the coding sequence ATGCGACATTTAGAATTACAAATAAGATTAAAAGATTGGTTTTTTATCTTTATTATTGCATTGTTATTCTCTACTTTATTATCTATATATAGTTATTATCTAATAGGTGAAAATGTAGTAAATGCTATATTTTTTGGACTTTTATTAGGTTTGGATATATTTATATTTTCAATGGTATTTATCACATATTTAAATAACTATATTTTGCCAAAATTATCAAAGAAATATTGGCTATTTCTTGCAATATTATTCTCATATTTATCTGGTTTTTTAGGAACATTGACAACTTACTATTTATGTAAAATATTTAATATAAATTTGATTGATAAATTTGAGCAAAATTATATTGTTTTTGCTTTGTTTATAGGGTTTTTGACATATTTTGTTGCAACACTTTTATATCAGTTTGTAAAGATGAACAATAAAAAAGAGTATAGTGAAAGACTTTTAATAGATAGTAGATTAAAATCACTTCAAAGACAACTAAATCCTCACTTTTTATTTAATAGTTTAAACTCATTAGTTGAGTTAGTTCATATAGATATAAACAAAACAGAAGATAATCTTATGGAATTATCAAGATTTCTAAGACAAAGTATGAATGAAAAAGCTTTAAATTCTTTAAAAGATGAACTTGATAATCTAAAAAGATATGTAAACTTAGAAAATGTAAGATTTTCTGATAAAATTATTTTACATATAGATATAAATAAAGAGTTTTATGAGTATAAAATACCAAAGTTTTCGATACAACTTTTAGTAGAAAATGCTATAAAACATGGATTTTCTAAAAGTAAAAAATCTTTAAATATCTATATTGAAGCAAAAAAAAGTGATAAGTTAATAATCTTAGTAAAAAATGATGGAAAAGAGATAATCAATGATAAGTTTGGAATAGGTCTTACAAATTTAAAAGAGAGATTAGAAATTTTGTGTAATGGCGAAATACAATTAGTTGATAACTCAGAACCAACATATAAAATAACAATAGGAAAATGTAATGAAAATATTAATAATGGATGA
- a CDS encoding GspE/PulE family protein, with amino-acid sequence MEKLTNYIIDYNLIKKYDISALEQKLVLPLYEDDIYSYCAICNDSDIDFAKKCFFNLIKYINIKKQNLLFYLSDIDKRVNLYNLSKKCIEQKDFEQSYIEEFFSLLLEFAVEKNSSDIHIETNDKLLSIRFRIDGKLKHIINFDIKLYKILSSIIKLKSNLDITEYRKSLDSRITQNINDIKYDFRISIMPTISGESIVFRILENSEDKKSLNDLGFSSHIHKKLDNLKNLTQGLILVCGPTGSGKTTTLYSLLQNFDLENKKIITVEDPVEYKLENITQININEKIGLGFSTVLKSILRQDPDIIFIGEIRDTLSLQIAIQASLTGHLVLSTIHSNSALNAINRLVDLNPQNFLLSSTLKYIFYQRLVLQLCPHCNFKGCKKCNYTKYKGRTSLCEFLEVDDKISSLISKNATLEEYKEYLKQNDYKDIYFDGKLKSKKQLTTLEEVYNVLGFENEV; translated from the coding sequence ATGGAAAAACTTACAAACTATATAATTGATTATAATCTAATAAAAAAGTATGATATAAGTGCTTTAGAACAAAAGCTCGTACTACCATTATATGAAGATGATATTTATTCATATTGTGCAATTTGCAATGATTCGGATATAGATTTTGCAAAAAAATGTTTTTTTAATTTGATAAAGTATATAAATATAAAAAAGCAAAATTTACTTTTTTATTTGAGTGATATTGATAAAAGAGTAAATTTATATAATTTATCAAAAAAATGTATAGAACAAAAAGATTTTGAACAAAGTTATATAGAAGAGTTTTTTTCTTTACTTTTAGAGTTTGCTGTTGAGAAAAATTCTAGTGATATTCATATTGAAACAAATGATAAGTTATTAAGTATAAGATTTAGAATTGATGGGAAGTTAAAGCATATAATTAACTTTGATATAAAGTTATATAAGATTCTAAGTTCAATTATAAAACTAAAATCAAACCTTGATATTACAGAGTATAGAAAATCTTTGGATAGTAGAATAACACAAAATATAAATGATATAAAATATGATTTTAGAATATCAATAATGCCAACAATATCGGGTGAATCAATTGTATTTAGAATTTTGGAAAATAGTGAAGATAAAAAGTCTTTAAATGACTTAGGATTTTCTTCTCACATACATAAAAAGTTAGATAATTTAAAAAACTTAACACAAGGACTAATCTTAGTTTGTGGACCAACAGGAAGTGGAAAAACTACAACTCTTTACTCATTGTTGCAAAACTTTGATTTAGAAAATAAAAAGATAATAACTGTTGAAGATCCAGTTGAGTATAAATTAGAAAATATAACTCAAATAAATATAAATGAAAAAATAGGTCTTGGATTTTCAACTGTTTTAAAAAGTATATTAAGACAAGACCCTGATATTATTTTTATTGGTGAAATAAGAGATACATTATCTTTACAAATAGCAATACAAGCATCATTAACTGGACATTTGGTTTTATCAACTATTCACTCAAACTCTGCATTAAATGCAATTAATAGATTAGTTGATTTAAATCCTCAAAATTTTCTATTGAGTTCAACTTTAAAATATATTTTTTATCAAAGATTAGTTTTGCAGTTGTGTCCTCATTGTAATTTTAAAGGTTGCAAAAAATGCAATTATACAAAATACAAAGGACGAACATCTCTTTGTGAGTTTTTAGAAGTTGATGATAAAATAAGTTCTTTAATATCAAAAAATGCAACATTAGAAGAATATAAAGAGTATTTAAAACAAAATGATTATAAAGATATATATTTTGATGGGAAATTGAAATCAAAAAAACAGTTAACAACATTAGAAGAAGTTTACAATGTTTTAGGTTTTGAAAATGAAGTATAA
- the thiD gene encoding bifunctional hydroxymethylpyrimidine kinase/phosphomethylpyrimidine kinase: MDAVLSIAGSDSCGGAGIQADLKTFEAFNLFGTSVITVLTAQNTTGVKDIYEVDASFVKSQIISILEDFDIKAIKVGMLFNKEIITVVKDTIKNLDIPIVLDPVFVSKAGSPLLETEAINELKDFCQYAKVITPNMYEAKQLFDYDEDEVHDLSKLRELKTNVLVKKHKKIINDVKYCIDYLYTKNEIKSFHTDYLETNNLHGTGCTLSSAIAANLALGHNLKEAIRISKDYVYEAILKAPNLGKGNGVINHKVLDKKTI; this comes from the coding sequence ATGGATGCAGTCTTAAGTATTGCCGGTTCTGATTCTTGTGGGGGTGCAGGAATACAAGCAGATTTGAAAACATTTGAAGCTTTTAATCTATTTGGAACTTCTGTAATAACAGTGTTAACAGCACAAAATACAACAGGAGTAAAAGATATATATGAAGTTGATGCCTCATTTGTAAAATCACAAATTATTTCAATACTTGAAGATTTTGATATAAAAGCTATAAAAGTTGGAATGTTATTTAATAAAGAGATTATAACAGTTGTAAAAGATACTATTAAAAATTTGGATATTCCAATAGTTTTAGACCCAGTTTTTGTCTCAAAAGCAGGTTCACCACTTTTAGAAACAGAAGCAATAAATGAACTAAAAGATTTTTGTCAATATGCAAAAGTTATTACACCAAATATGTATGAAGCAAAACAGTTGTTTGATTATGATGAAGATGAGGTACATGATTTAAGTAAACTACGAGAGTTAAAAACAAATGTTTTAGTCAAAAAACATAAAAAAATCATAAATGATGTTAAATATTGTATTGATTATTTATATACAAAAAATGAGATAAAATCATTTCATACTGATTATTTAGAAACAAATAATCTTCATGGAACAGGTTGCACTTTATCTTCAGCAATTGCTGCAAATCTTGCACTAGGACATAATCTTAAAGAAGCAATAAGAATATCAAAAGATTATGTATATGAAGCTATATTAAAAGCACCAAATTTAGGTAAAGGAAATGGAGTAATAAATCATAAAGTATTAGATAAAAAGACAATATAA
- the era gene encoding GTPase Era has product MTKCGYVSVVGRPNAGKSSLLNWLVGEKLTMVSHKANATRKRANIIVMHEDDQIIFVDTPGLHETEKLLNQFMLDEALKAMGDCDLILFLAPVTDKVTHYESFLEKNKKNVKHILLLTKIDNVSNKEVLEKMKEYEQFSDKYESIIPVSIKKATSHADILDDVVKHLPEHPYLFDPEIMTTEHLRDIFKEFIRESIFENISDEIPYETDVLIQKVEEKEDLDVVKATIVVQKSTQKGMIIGKGATAIKRIGKDARIKIEKLTGRKCFLELFVSVKKGWTKDKKGLKEMGYDVTL; this is encoded by the coding sequence ATGACAAAATGTGGTTATGTATCTGTTGTAGGTAGACCAAATGCAGGTAAAAGCTCACTTTTAAATTGGCTTGTAGGTGAAAAACTAACTATGGTTTCTCATAAAGCAAATGCTACAAGAAAAAGAGCAAATATAATTGTAATGCACGAAGATGACCAAATTATATTTGTAGATACACCAGGACTTCACGAAACAGAAAAACTATTAAATCAGTTTATGTTAGATGAAGCACTTAAAGCTATGGGTGATTGTGATTTGATTTTATTTTTAGCACCAGTTACAGATAAAGTTACACATTATGAAAGCTTTTTAGAAAAAAACAAAAAAAATGTAAAACATATTCTTTTACTAACTAAAATTGATAATGTATCAAACAAAGAAGTTTTAGAAAAAATGAAAGAGTATGAACAATTCAGTGATAAATATGAGTCAATTATTCCTGTTTCTATTAAAAAAGCGACAAGTCATGCAGATATTCTTGATGATGTAGTCAAACATCTTCCTGAACATCCATATTTATTTGACCCTGAGATTATGACAACTGAGCACTTAAGAGATATCTTTAAAGAGTTTATTAGAGAATCAATCTTTGAAAATATTTCAGATGAAATACCTTATGAAACTGATGTACTTATTCAAAAAGTTGAAGAAAAAGAGGACTTAGATGTAGTAAAAGCAACTATTGTTGTTCAAAAAAGTACTCAAAAAGGTATGATTATTGGTAAAGGTGCAACAGCTATAAAAAGAATAGGTAAAGATGCCAGAATAAAAATAGAAAAACTTACAGGAAGAAAATGCTTCCTTGAACTTTTTGTATCAGTTAAAAAAGGCTGGACAAAAGATAAAAAAGGCTTAAAAGAGATGGGTTACGACGTAACTTTATAA
- a CDS encoding cryptochrome/photolyase family protein — protein MENKKSILWFRRDLRVEDSMLLSIKAKEVLPIFIFDKSILNLLQKDDKRVDFIFKQIEKLKQSLQKIGLDLVVFYAEVVDVFVYLKSLGYEEAYASVDYDKYALARDKKVEELLTLHRLNDCYIYEPNEVLKSDNSAYVVFAPYYKLAKNLYTKEHALKYEFSNSTLSNFKDIDKIYELKNQTIVLKPFDITSINFEKNSIVYEDSKVKLARLKEKISSYIEKRDYVYEQATSNLSVDLRFGTISIREVLRELIKLKKSGFETEGFFRQLVFRDYYAYLLYHFPTLHTKDFRKCINYEFNENYYNSFITANTGIPIVDAGITELITTGNMHNRVRMIVASFFCKHLLLPWQKGEQFFAKYLMDYDAASNILSWQWSSSTGIDAQPYFRIFNPYSQSKKFDKDAIYIKKHLPFLKDIKAKNLHDENFLFNNEIENYSKPIVEHKFARQRFLNSVIK, from the coding sequence GTGGAAAATAAAAAGAGTATACTTTGGTTTAGAAGAGACTTACGAGTAGAAGATTCTATGCTTTTATCTATAAAAGCAAAAGAGGTTCTACCAATATTTATTTTTGATAAATCAATTTTAAATTTACTGCAAAAAGATGATAAAAGAGTTGATTTTATCTTTAAACAAATAGAAAAACTAAAACAATCTTTGCAAAAAATAGGCTTGGATTTAGTTGTATTTTATGCTGAGGTAGTTGATGTATTTGTATATTTGAAAAGCTTAGGATATGAAGAAGCTTATGCAAGTGTAGATTATGATAAATATGCACTTGCAAGAGATAAGAAAGTAGAAGAGCTACTTACTTTACATAGATTAAATGATTGTTATATTTATGAGCCAAATGAAGTATTAAAATCAGATAATAGTGCTTATGTAGTATTTGCACCTTATTATAAACTAGCAAAAAATTTATATACAAAAGAGCATGCTTTAAAGTATGAGTTCTCAAATTCAACGTTAAGTAATTTTAAAGATATAGATAAAATTTATGAACTAAAAAATCAAACTATTGTATTAAAACCTTTTGATATAACATCTATAAATTTTGAAAAAAATAGTATTGTTTATGAAGATTCAAAAGTAAAATTAGCAAGACTAAAAGAGAAAATAAGTTCATATATTGAAAAAAGAGATTATGTATATGAGCAAGCAACTTCAAATTTGAGTGTTGATTTAAGATTTGGAACTATTAGTATTAGAGAAGTTTTACGAGAGTTAATAAAACTTAAAAAATCAGGTTTTGAGACAGAAGGATTTTTTAGACAGTTGGTATTTCGTGATTATTATGCTTATTTACTTTATCATTTTCCAACTTTGCATACAAAAGATTTTAGAAAATGTATAAACTACGAGTTTAATGAAAATTATTATAATAGTTTTATAACTGCAAATACAGGAATTCCAATAGTTGATGCAGGAATAACTGAGCTTATTACAACTGGAAATATGCATAATCGTGTAAGAATGATAGTAGCATCTTTTTTTTGTAAACATTTGCTTCTTCCTTGGCAAAAAGGTGAGCAGTTTTTTGCAAAATATTTGATGGATTATGATGCTGCTTCAAATATTCTTTCTTGGCAATGGAGTTCAAGTACAGGAATAGATGCTCAACCATATTTCAGAATTTTTAATCCATATTCTCAAAGTAAAAAGTTTGATAAAGATGCAATTTATATAAAAAAACATCTTCCTTTTTTGAAAGATATAAAAGCAAAAAATTTACATGATGAAAACTTTTTATTTAATAATGAAATAGAAAATTATTCAAAACCAATAGTAGAACATAAATTTGCAAGGCAAAGATTTTTAAATAGCGTTATTAAATAA